The following are encoded together in the Cicer arietinum cultivar CDC Frontier isolate Library 1 chromosome 2, Cicar.CDCFrontier_v2.0, whole genome shotgun sequence genome:
- the LOC101489295 gene encoding pectinesterase inhibitor 1-like, whose amino-acid sequence MSHFSFIALVFLLCVTSSYAVKVADIGTICNKATNPSFCINLLKSKPDGATGDLVSLTQHIIDVVRTDIKNTINLITKLNRQSSDPKTKTHYKNCLLYFGSNVGALSEVSEIQQHLKSGDYNIVNMRAGNIMFYVDLCISGDAPGIPPFPDHSNLPKVAGVVIQVAQIILILSNFLLN is encoded by the coding sequence atGTCTCATTTCTcatttattgcacttgtgtttcTTTTATGTGTTACTTCTTCATATGCCGTCAAAGTTGCAGATATTGGAACTATTTGCAACAAAGCCACAAACCCTTCTTTTTGTATAAATCTTCTCAAATCGAAACCCGATGGTGCAACTGGAGACCTCGTTAGTCTTACACAACACATTATTGATGTCGTTCGTACCGATATAAAAAACACAATTAACCTAATCACGAAACTAAATAGACAAAGTAGTGATCCCAAGACAAAAACCCATTACAAAAATTGTTTGTTGTATTTTGGATCAAATGTAGGAGCACTTAGTGAAGTTTCCGAAATCCAACAACATCTTAAGAGCGGAGATTACAATATTGTGAATATGCGTGCAGGTAATATCATGTTCTATGTTGATCTTTGTATTTCAGGCGATGCACCCGGTATTCCACCATTTCCAGATCACTCTAATCTTCCAAAAGTTGCTGGTGTTGTGATACAAGTTGCTCAAATTATTCTAATTTTGAGTAACTTTTTGTTGAATTAG